In Sebastes fasciatus isolate fSebFas1 chromosome 8, fSebFas1.pri, whole genome shotgun sequence, the DNA window tggAGACTGACTAACATCACACAGTGGAGCCCCTGGTGTTGTCTTACAGGTACAGACGTACCGATGTGTCCCGCTGCCTGCAGGACCGCCTGTATCGTTGCCTGCTGAACTGCCTCATCTGTTGTCGTGGTAACAGCCAGCTGGTCCGAGGTCAGTCCCGTCACCATCAGGGTGGTCGCCCTGGAGACCGCCTCACCTCCGTCCCCTTCTGACGACATCAGCTCCTGAGGAAGACCGCCCACCTGAGGGAGGAGCTGATTGGTTacctgagtgtgtgcgtgtaacACGAGACACTAGAGCAATATTCACAGGcgattattttacattttcatgtcgttgattagccacgccccccggTGTGTGACGACCTccagtgtgtattaatgtgtgtgtgtgtgtgtgtgtttgtacctgtGCTGCTGCCTCACTGCCCTCCATGTGAACCTGTAACACTGAGACTGATGTCTGCATAGGTTCATCCCCCTCCTCTGCTGCCGTCGTCACCGTGGCGACAGCCTCCGAGGACTCCACCCTGTCCTCCCCGACCAATGAGGAGATCTcctgcacacagacagacagagggaatCATGGGACATCAGAGGTGAAAGGCTTGTTTAGGACGAGCTGAGTGCATTGCATGATGGGTAGTGATTTATATTCTTCCATCATCAGTTCTCATCTATTACACTAAGTTTATCTGCAGGaactcaagtgtgtgtgtgtgtgtgtgtgtgtgtgtgtgtgtgtgtgtttcacttaCAGGTATGGATGGCCCGGGTGTGGGTGTGGACTGTGTAACCGTGGTAACAGCTCTGCTCTGACTGACTGCAGTGGTGGAGGCGgggtcagaggaggaggaggaggaggaggaaggttcTGTGGAGTCTCCCTGCAGACCGTCTCCACTCTGCTGAGCTGTGGacacagaggacaggaagtgacatcgCCACAACAAGACAAAATATTAAAGCTCAACCTCATCTCCATCTACctcagttatatatatatatatatatatatatatatatagatagatatatagatagatagatagaggtaGAGTGTGAAACACACCCGATGCTCTCCGTGTCTGGGGCGTGACATGATTTTCATTTCTTCAGTGGACTACATTTACAATCAgtggactacatttaccatcagcacTGATTGGACACATAAAAGGAGGCCAATTTGCCCTTTAgggttaatattaatatatcaaTATTCAGCTGGTTACATTTCACTGACTGCTAATCCAGCTAGCTACAATGGACAGACAACAGCTGGTGCACTGCCAAAACTTTCAGGGTAAAACTCACGCTCCAGAATTTCTGTTCCATGTGAGCGAGTAGTAAATATAAACATCCGTTTGGGTCACAGGGCGCACCGAAAGGATGTCGCATACCAAACCGAGCGTCCTGTCCTGAACAGTTCAATACAAACACCCGCACCGTTCCACCGCTAGTTGTATTAATCCAACCTGTTCTGTCTTGTGTGTACGGGATGGTTGTGAATGAAGCCTAAGGTGTGTCAGCAGCTCACCTGTAGCTGTGGTGGCGGTGTTGGTGGTTCCCGTCTCATGGGTCTCACATGGTGGATTTGAGCACACCTGAAGACAGAAACTCTTCAGTTGAACTAATCACTGATCATCAGTATACACCTATCTGACCTGCAGTCAGGTGTTGTCTCACCTGTCGGAgtcctccagctccagctgtGGTCGACGTGTTGGTGGTTCCCGTCTCGTGGGTCTCACATGGCGGGTTCGAGCACACCTGAAGACAGAAACTCTTCAGTTTAACCAACCATTGATCTTCAGCATACATCTGTCTGCAATCAGGTGTTCTCTCACCTGTCGGAGTCCTCCAGTTCCAGCTGTGGTGGCGGTGTTGGTGGTTCCCGTCTCGTGGGTCTCACATGGCGGATTGGAGCACACCTGAAGATAGAAGCTCTTCAgttcagtacacacacacacacttttaattTATCACTGATCAtcagtatactgtacatctgtCTGCAATCAGGTGTTGTCTCACCTGTCGGAgtcctccagctccagctgtGGTCGCGGTGTTGGTGGTTCCCGTCTCGTGGGTCTCACATGGTGGATTGGAGCACACCTGAAGACAGAAACTCTTCAGTTCagtccacacactcacacttttcACCAATCACTGATCATCAGTAGACATCTGTCTGCAATCAGGTGTTGTCTCACCTGTCGGAgtcctccagctccagctgtggtggtggtgttggtggttcCCGTTTCATGGGTCTCACATGGTGGATTGGAGCAGGTGTTCCCTCCGTTCAGACTGGCAGGAACAGGAGCAGACTGCTGAACTGAAGGCTGGTTGGAGCTCacctgaggagagaggagcaccTGTTTCACCACACACCTGTTAACCTGGGTTTCCTGTTTCACTTCAACAGAGACAggttttattcatcatttaaaaTCTCATATCTATGAATAAAAATCTGAATATGAGACATGAAATAGTGCAggagtaaaaatataaaataatctaTATCTGTGGAAGACAGTAATTCACTGACTGTGAGGAGGACTGTAGTAAATATGTGTGATGAGAAGTAATCACTAAATGTACACAGAGATGTAACCAGGTAGTAAAACAGTCACTAAAGTATAAAGACATGACTCTCTTGATCTCGTCCCAGCTCACCTGCAGCTCTTGGCTCATGCTGGCGGCGGCCACCGTGGCAGTGTTGGTGGTCACGGTGTCGTGAGTCTCATGGGGCGGGTTGGAGCAGACCAGCGTCACTGCAGATTCATAatcacagtgacatcatcaacacaCCTGTTCATAATTCATCTACAACAATTTACTGCAGTATTACTGGTATTGTAACTGGAACCAGTAGTAGTACTGGTTTCTGTACCTGTAGCAGCTGCCGTGTCTCCAGCCTCTCCTGAtgctgcagtagtagtagaagtagtagtactacttGTAGAATTTCCCGGTTCTTCTGAAGTAGGAGAAGCCATGAAGGTGACGGGCAGATCCTGGACCAGCGGCTGAGCCTCGGCGCCGCTCGGAGTCGTGATCAAAGTCACCTGTACACACAAAACTACAGTATTACTACAGTGCTACAGTACAAAGATACAAAACTAAAGTattactacagtacagtactatagtacagagacacactgcagtactacagtacactaccacagtacagagacacactgcagtactacagtacactaccacaatacagagacacactgcagtactacagtacactacagagacacactgcagtactacagtacactacTACAGTACAGAGACACACTGCAGTACACTACTACAGTACAGAGACACACTGAAGTCCTACAGTACACTACTACTGTACAGAGACACActgcagtactacagtacactaccacaatacagagacacactgcagtactacagtacactacagagacacactgcagtactacagtacactacTACAGTACAGAGACACACTGCAGTACACTACTACAGTACAGAGACACACTGAAGTCCTACAGTACACTACTACTGTACAGAGACACActgcagtactacagtacagtgaCAAACCTACAGTTTTACTACAATACCAAGCCTTCAGTCTTGTTACCTGTTTGGGTCCGGCTGCTGCAGTTGCCGTGGTAACCTGACCGGCCAGCGTGGCGATGGTTGCCAGGGTAGTGATGGGCGTTGCCAGGGAGGCgttggcggcggcggcggcgacaGCTCCTCCTGCCACCGTGCTGGAGACACTTCCTGCTACTGTCCCTAGACTGGAAAAacctgagacacaaacacacctgtcaAGAGTCTGCTGGCTCAGTGCAGGTGTGTTACAGCTGACCGGTGTTTTTACCTGTGGTTCCCTTGACGACCAGCCTGGTGATGTTGGGTTTGGTGCCAATTGCTCCTGGTGACACCAGTCTGACTCCGCTCATAGGCAAAGTCCTGACGATCGTACCAGGCGTCCCCGGAGCTCCTTTCAGCaccacctgaacacacacacgtttgtaCCAGCTGATATAGACTCTGAGCCGTTGGGGGCAACGAACAATACCCTCCCCCCCGCTTACCTGtgtgtttcacctgtgtgtgtgtgtgtgtgtgtgtgtgtgtgtgtgtgtgtgtgtgtgtgtgtgtgtgtgttacctgtgtgaGCCCCTGCTGGCCGGCTGTGGTGATTTTGGGGAAGGAGGTGATGATCTTTCCAGCAGTACCTGGTGTCATCATCTTCGTGGTCAGGATCGTGAACGGACTGTTAGCACCTGTAGGGGGGAGGTGGAGGGCTTCATTCAGTCAATCATCACATGAAACATAAAAAGCAGTTcaggtgtgtctgtctgttctgtACCTGCCCCCCCCTGTAGTGCGGACATCGGGATGGTCTTGATGTAGGTGGTCCCAGGTTTGGAGGTTGTGGATCCGGCCTGTGCGGTGCTGAGGATGGCGGTCTGTTTACCGTCTGCTGAGGTCACCAACTTCAAGAAGGTTCCTGCTGGGAGGCCGGACTTCGCCTGAtacagagaggagggggggttaatgccaggtgttaaaatggggggtgggggtggggctAAGTATTCAGTAAAGATCTCAGTAACCTGGAGGATCTGGGTGACTGGGCTGCTCCCGGCCTGACCAGTAACCGTTCCTGGTTTGGTGTGAATCACTGACATCATCTTCCCAAGGTTGCCAAGGTTACCGATCTGAAACAGAGGGAAGAGTGAGGTCATCAGGTCTGTCTACATGTCATCAAAAAGGTATGGATGATACACATTTTAGAACTTTTAATGAGTGTGccaagttttgtttgtttttaaggaACTCCAGCCCCTCaaaaaacaacttcctgtttcatggcaaaCAATTCTTTGCCACGGCAACGGCATTTCACGAAAATTTTAAAGCTTCGCCATCTGGCATCATGAAGGTCTTCCCATTTGAAGGGGACCAAATTTGAGGTTGATCTGATACGAGTAGCAAGCTAACGTATTGTTggcagtaggtggcgctataacGATGATTAAATATTGGCCTTTAGATGTCTGTCTGATCATCTGGAGTCGAGTTACAACGGTCTCTTTTTTCAAGGGGAGACATCAAAATTCGCCACACCGCCGCTGTGACGCCGTTCAACGAAAAGTCATAATCTTCACTATAAAGCATCATCAACATCTTAAGGCTCTTCTGACCTAATTTGAGGTGGATCTGATTAATCTGTAAGAGGGAGTACATCAAAGTGCCAAACATGTCATTTggcagtaggtggcgctatgaaaATGAGCGATCAATGTGGATGTCCTCAGGCCGAGACTCTTACCACACATGAGAAATGTGGAGCAGACTGGTTAAAGTACGCcgaagttacaacaacttcctgttttcagtttgttttttttgctcggGCCCTGATAAAGTTTTCATTCAGCGAGCAGCAGGTGACCTCACTCACCAGAGCTCCGCCTCCTCCCATACTGAGTGGGCTGTTAACGAGAGTGATGGTCTTTGTGACTCCGCCCACAACCGTGGTGACCACCTGAGGCTGTTGGGACACCGTCACCGTCCCAGACTTATGCACCGTGATGATTGGTCGCCCTGGGGTCCCGGGGGTGGAGACTACAGAGGCCCCGCCTAcctgagcagcagcagttttCAGCATTCGGGTGGCCGGGTTACTCACCTGAGACACACAGGAAACAGGTTTGTactaatcgatcaatcaatCGATTTTGTTgtgcatttatattatatatatatatatatatatatatatatattaatattgtcaACTTGTCGCAACTAGCTTTAAGACTGCTGGTGAAACCACAACTTGACCCAAGGGTCTCTAAATAACTATCGACCCGTCTCAAACCTTCCATTCTTTATGTTGTTCTCCACTGAAACTGTGCTTACTAAAGTCGTAAATGATCTTCTCGTTAACATGGATTCAGATTCCACCCCGGTGCTTTTACTACTGGATCTCAGTGCAGCTTTTGACACTATTGATCATTGTATACTCCTTAACCGATTGGAAAAACAAATTTGGCGTCTCTGGGCTGGCATCTTATCTATCCGAAAGAACAGTGTGTCTCTTTTAATTATACAACATCAATATTCTCTGAGGTGAAATATGGAGTACCTCAGGGCTCTGTTCTTGGCCCCCTGCTCTTCTCTCTATACTCGTTCTAGTACTACAAGTCTACAAATGGTTCAGAACACTACGACTAGACTCTACACTAACAGTAGTATCACAGACGTGTACCGTTCTAACGGTAGTATCacagtatactatactatacttgtACCATTGTAACTGGAGCCATCACTTTGACCGGCAGACTGTTGGATCCTGGACTCACAGCAACGGTCTTTACAAGGGTCGCTCCTGCAGGGACGTTCAGCACCGTCGTTGTGGACGGAGAGATCTTCTGAGTCGCTGCAGCCGCCGCTGCCAGCGCCGCCATGCCGCTCATCTGAGGACTGCTTCCTAttggctgagagcagacaggaaAGAGAGGCATGAGAAGAGGGACTGAACTGTTTAAAGTCAAAGTTAATTCAGAAACAAGAGTTCAGACACATTTTTCACACCTGTCAACAGGTGGCTGTATAACTCCACATAACTGAAGTTCTATATTTACCCGATGACAACGAGTCACAGGATGAACACCTGTGAACATGTGGttaaaagctccagaaaaagaaaatggaccTTAAGTTACGAGATAAGAATCATAAAGATCTCTTTACCGTCCCCTGACCGGGCTGAGCAGGTACTACCATACGAACACCTGCAGGAAGTGTCGTCATGGCGACCGTGGATTTGGGCGTGGCCTGTTTCACTGTGACGATGGAGGCTCCGCCCGCTGCACCCGGAGCTGCCGACACCTTCAGGACTGCTGCAGAAATACAGGAAACGGGTGAGGACGATCAGATCTACCTGCTCTACCACCTATAGATCTACCCACACAGGTGTGTAACCCTACCTGGAGATTTGGCAGCAGCGGCCAATGGGTTTCCAGATACGGAGGCAGTGGGGGAGGGGACCAGCGTGATGCCGGACAGCGGGACAGTTTGGTTAGCTGGTAGTGTGGCGACGGGGACAGGGCTCTTGGAGGTGCTGACTCCAGGTGTGGCAGTAGGGACAGGTGAGGCAGGTGAGGTGGCTGCAAGTGCGGTGGGAATGTCATACTTCTGCAACTGAAGCAGGTAAGTCTCTGCGGTCTGTGAAGGACCCCAGCTCACCTCCAGAGACGACGTGTTGGCCCGGACCAGCTGCACCCGAGAGGGAGCGCAGGGACGCtctgaggacagacaggtgagacggggtcagacagacaggtaataCCAGATTAGACAGATAGATGAGACTTTAAATACCACGTGTGTCTTAACGGAAGTTACAAAGACGGAGATGAAAGTCCAATCTACCGGTTTCTGCTGGTTGTGgatgtaacaacaacaacaacaacaccaggtCCTCACCTGTCTCCAGGTACCAGAGGTCCTTGCAGCACACCTGGTTGTTCCAGGCCTTCCTGTATCCGTCTCTGCCGCTCCAGATGTAGAGTCTGGAGTTGATGGCCACGCTGCAGTGACCTGCTCGAGCTCTGGGGACGTTCTCCTCCAGACTGTCCATCAGAACCGTCTCCCAACACATGGTGTCTATAGACAGGTGGACACACAGGTGGACATGCTGCAGTGGACGTGTATTACATGTATGTTATGGGGACATACGTCtatggtgtgtgtatgtacccAGGTTGAGACAGGCCAGTGTGTTGGTACACTTCCACTCCTTCTCATGAGTTGCCGCTTTGACATCATCCATCACCAGAGGAACCCAACCTCCAAACACGTACatcctgacagacagacaggtgagacagacagacagacagacagacaggtgagagattAACAGATGCATTAACAACATGTACGTGTAATATTAGTGTGTAGTATTTGTGTGTAGTATTacttgttgttgatggtggtggCAGAGTGCAGGCTGCGGGGGAGGGGGCCGGTTCCACTGAGGGTCGGTTTACTCCACGTCAGAGagtctgtgacatcatcagaacAGGAACCAATCAGAACACAGTACAGCTTAGTTTAGGCTACATCATGTCTCACCTATGTCAAGCCCGTCACACCTATGTGGAGCCTGTCCCACCTATGTGGAGCCTGTCTCACCTATGTGGAGCCCGTCTCACCTACTGTATGTGGAGCCTGTCTCACCTATGTGGAGCCTGTCTCACCTATGTGGAGCCTGTCCCACCCACTGTATGTGGAGCCTGTCTCACCTATGTGGAGCCCGTCTCACCTACTGTATGTGGAGCCTGTCTCACCTATGTGGAGCCTGTCCCACCCACTGTATGTGGAGCCTGTCTCACCTATGTGGAGCACCCACAGGTCTCCCAGTCTGCAGCCGCTCATCCCTCCGTAGATGATGAGTCTGTCGGCTGAGCGGCCGCTTGTCACCACGGCCGTGTGACTCTCCCTGGGCGGCGGCGGCGGACCTGATGTCGGCGGGATCTCCCAGCCGAGCACACTAGAGCCCGGTCGCAGCTGCAGACAGTACAGGTCGTTCAGATACCTGAGAGGGACAGGTGTAGAGAAGATGTGTTATGAAAGCGGACCAACAGGGACCCGTCTTGTTTTAGGTAAGACAGCGGAAGTGGTTCAGGGTTTCCTACCTGGGGATGTTGTTCTTGGGGTCTTCACTGTCATTGGCCAGTCCTCCAAACAGGTAGCAGCAACTGCCAATCAGAGAGAAGCTGTGGCCGAGGCGAGGGCAGGGAGGCGGACCGTTCTTTGGAGCCTTGGCCTTCAGATTTTTCCACTCCCAACGACTCGCCTGAAGACACaacaagagacaaaaaacactAAACTACAGAGTTTCACACACAGGCCTCCTTCAGCAGACCCCCAAGGAGTACTGGCAGCCCGAAATAAGGTctcatggggtccaccggaagaggtgggacttcacctctctataacCGAGTGGTTCCCATTCTCTCTTTCACCACatgtcctgtctctctccactctcactaTCAAACAAAGGCATACAATGATCCAAAACAAAACCCATCACAGTCTCACAAAGTCCTGTGGGAAACAATGCAGGTGTATCAGCAGCCCCCAGGTATACTGTGATCTCTGCAGTGACATCACTGACCTGCAGCTCATACAGGTCGCTGCTGTATTTGCCGTACTCCACCATGCCTCCAAACACCAGCAGCCTCGTCCCATCACACGCAAAGCCGTAGGCAGCACAGCCGGGGGGGACTTCACCTCGCACTGCAGGGATGAACCACTGGTTGGTAGCTGCAGGGGGGACACAACAACATGTCAGACGGGCTACAGGTTACCCCAAACCCTGGTTGGATGTAGTACAACAGAGATACTATTCCTGgccacaaacaaaacattgtgttaatgcattccTGTGAAACACAGCCTGTAGTCCGTTTAAGGTGAAGGCGGTTAATGACAATCGATAGCCTGCACGCCAAATATGCCTGTCGTGGACCAGCGTGTGGCAAACCATGCAGAAGATGGTTTCCTGGTCCTTGTCTGACTTTTTGTGGCCAAACCATGACCAAATGACAGAAGTAGCCCCCGTTTAGGTACGAGCTTTTCTTGTTTTCACTCTCATGTGTACAGATCggaagtggctgctagatttacTTCACTCGCCATCCAAAACAACAATGGTGATCTATTGGAGGTGGACATAAAAGTTTATTTCCAAACCTGATCAGAATGTAAAGAGTTGTCCAAATGGAGTCTAAAGGTCTTCCCCCATGAAACTTTGAGCGTTAAACactcctgcattctggtgactttttaTAGCCCAATTTATGGAGGAAATGTCCTCGgttaaggaaaacacaaaattcagggcaccaagtgacaaataaaattaaataaaaaaattaataaaatataaaataatgtattattaatatatactgctagtagtttaatttataataatacatcagcatttattattatatactcctggtagtttaatctataataatacatcagtatttattattatatactgctggtagtttaatctataataatacatcagtatttattattatatactgctggtagtttaatctataatacaTCAGCATTTATTAGTTTGGTAGATTTagttttaataatctgaatttgtcaaagaaactaaagttattaaatagCTGTAGTGTAGTAAagagtatataatatataatatttctctctgagatgtagtggagtaaaagtagaaagtagcagaaaaatggaaatactcaagtaaagtacaagtacttcaaaattgtacttaagtacagtacttaaataagtaaatgtacttagacACTTTCATAGATAAACTGTGAAACACCTTCACAGTATTTAATGTTTCCAgctcatgttgttgttttgtctccatctgttttgctgcagcagcagaggggcGTGTCTCTCTGTGACGTCACAATGTTTTCAGTAAAAACGCGCcatttctctctgtttgtttctgCCGGAGCCGCTCCGCTAGCTAAACTAGCTAATCCTGTTAGCATGCGGATACAGGCTACCTCGTTAGCTTGAACGACAAGGagccaaggcctattgaaggaggctagGGCACGCGTCATAGATGCGGGGGTATCACACATGCGCAATACAGTCTGGtcttccctcgccaaaattgagccaatcagAACGCACGACCACAGTttgagttacactgcgcatgcgttgtACCCCACATCCCCAAAACCCATGTCctagcctccttccataggcttTGGCGGGCTAGCTCGTTAGCTTGAATAAGAAGGAGCTAACCCAGGCTAGCGGGCTAAACCCCCAGTGGGTTCCCTAACAGCCAGCACCAGTCACCATCACCCCcccagaataaagtcacaaccaCATATATTCGACCGTTAGCTTCCAGCTAGCATTAACAGAAGCTAACGTCTAGCACCATATAGCTTATGTTCTACCCGCCAGAGAGTTATGAACCCGGTACCGGTACCTGTGTTGTAGACGTGCAGCTCGTCCACGATCCCCTCGTTCCCTCCGCCGAACACCACCATCAGCTCCTTGATGGTCACGGCTCGGTGTCCGTGGCGGGGCCGCGGCACCGGGCCGGTCCAGCCCAGGACGCGCTTCCAGCGGGGCCGCAGCACCACGGGCTCGGAGGCCATGATGATGCTGGTCCGGGTCCTCAGAGACGGGCTGgactcactcagtcagtccgTCAGTCCGAATACAGTCAAATAGTTCAGGCAAGGCTCGCTAACACGGTTAGCATTAGCCTGCTAACTAGTTCCTGAGGctagttagtttagttagtaGCAAGTTAGCTCCCTGGTCTAACTAGCTCCTGAGGCTAACTAGCTCTTGATGCTAACTAGCTCCTGATGCTAACTAGCTCCTGATGCTAACTAGCTCTTGATGCTAACTAGCTCCTGATGCTAACTAGCAGGGCTAATTTGACAGAAGCTACCGTAGTTAGCCttgtttgttttaacaccagagTGTTCCTGTGGTTTCAGTCACTTAGAGGCGGATAAACATCCTGCTCTGGTGATCCAGTCTGTGGTTCTGCTTCTAACAGGGACCAGTCTGTGGTTCTGCTTCTGGTTCTAACAGGGACCAGTCTGTGGTTCTGGTTCTAGCAGGGACCAGTCTGTGGTTCTGGTTCTAGCAGGGACCAGTCTATGGTTCTGGTTCTAGCAGGGACCAGTctgtggttctggttctggttctagCAGGGACCAGTCTGTGGGGTGTTAGCTTTGTTAGCTAGCCCAGAAACTGCAGCAGACAGTCCGCCATTTTAGCCCCGGTGGATCGCTGAGCTCAGTCGGTCGTCCGCCGCCGGGAGCTTAAAGGCTGATAGAAAACCAGCAGAAACAGAGATAGATCCAGCTGCGGGTTATTGAGTTGTTGCCCGGCCGGTTCAGGTCCATGCACGGTGCTAGCGGAGcaccggagaggaggagagatgatgtTAAAGATGCAGAGCAGAGGATCCGTGCGCCGGGACGGGAGCCGCCATCTTGCTGCTAACGGcaaccaaacaaaacacacacagagagaagctaggtggctaacagctaacggctaacggctaacagctaacagctaacggctaacaaccacaacaacacagtGAACCAGGATACACCCTCTAATACCAAATACACGATACAGTGGTGGactgtaactaagtacatttactcaagtactgcacttcaGTACtgatttgaggtacttgtactttacttgtaCTCATTTATCTGAGAGCTTTGGTCACTTTACAAGTTAAGAAAACACctttttacacacacatttgaaagttaaaacaattttatgttttgttatattaaaCTCCTCAGTTTATACAAGTAGAGCTGAAACTATTAGttcattaatcaattagtcgattaaaCCTGCATAATTTGTATTATCGCAATTtggaggtacttgtactttactttctacttttactccactacatcagagagaaatattataTACTCTTTACTGCACTACATCTAtttaactttagttacttttacAAATTCAGATGATTAAAACTAAATCTGCTAAAGTAATAAATGCTGTTgtgttattatagattaaactagcatcagtatataataataaacgctgatgtattattatagattaatctaccagcagtatataatacaaTTTCTACTTTGCTTTATTTATCTGAGAGCTTTGGTTACTTTACAAGTTAAGAAAACTgatttttacacacaaaaacaattgaaagttaataaaatattatgttttgttatattaaaCTCCTCAGTTTATAcaagtagagctgaaacgattaatccatcaataaattaaacctgcattaggcagaacattttggcatcattgggcaaaaaatccataataacc includes these proteins:
- the hcfc1b gene encoding host cell factor 1b isoform X3, which codes for MASEPVVLRPRWKRVLGWTGPVPRPRHGHRAVTIKELMVVFGGGNEGIVDELHVYNTATNQWFIPAVRGEVPPGCAAYGFACDGTRLLVFGGMVEYGKYSSDLYELQASRWEWKNLKAKAPKNGPPPCPRLGHSFSLIGSCCYLFGGLANDSEDPKNNIPRYLNDLYCLQLRPGSSVLGWEIPPTSGPPPPPRESHTAVVTSGRSADRLIIYGGMSGCRLGDLWVLHIDSLTWSKPTLSGTGPLPRSLHSATTINNKMYVFGGWVPLVMDDVKAATHEKEWKCTNTLACLNLDTMCWETVLMDSLEENVPRARAGHCSVAINSRLYIWSGRDGYRKAWNNQVCCKDLWYLETERPCAPSRVQLVRANTSSLEVSWGPSQTAETYLLQLQKYDIPTALAATSPASPVPTATPGVSTSKSPVPVATLPANQTVPLSGITLVPSPTASVSGNPLAAAAKSPAVLKVSAAPGAAGGASIVTVKQATPKSTVAMTTLPAGVRMVVPAQPGQGTPIGSSPQMSGMAALAAAAAATQKISPSTTTVLNVPAGATLVKTVAVSPGSNSLPVKVMAPVTMVSNPATRMLKTAAAQVGGASVVSTPGTPGRPIITVHKSGTVTVSQQPQVVTTVVGGVTKTITLVNSPLSMGGGGALIGNLGNLGKMMSVIHTKPGTVTGQAGSSPVTQILQAKSGLPAGTFLKLVTSADGKQTAILSTAQAGSTTSKPGTTYIKTIPMSALQGGAGANSPFTILTTKMMTPGTAGKIITSFPKITTAGQQGLTQVVLKGAPGTPGTIVRTLPMSGVRLVSPGAIGTKPNITRLVVKGTTGFSSLGTVAGSVSSTVAGGAVAAAAANASLATPITTLATIATLAGQVTTATAAAGPKQVTLITTPSGAEAQPLVQDLPVTFMASPTSEEPGNSTSSTTTSTTTAASGEAGDTAAATVTLVCSNPPHETHDTVTTNTATVAAASMSQELQVSSNQPSVQQSAPVPASLNGGNTCSNPPCETHETGTTNTTTTAGAGGLRQVCSNPPCETHETGTTNTATTAGAGGLRQVCSNPPCETHETGTTNTATTAGTGGLRQVCSNPPCETHETGTTNTSTTAGAGGLRQVCSNPPCETHETGTTNTATTATAQQSGDGLQGDSTEPSSSSSSSSDPASTTAVSQSRAVTTVTQSTPTPGPSIPEISSLVGEDRVESSEAVATVTTAAEEGDEPMQTSVSVLQVHMEGSEAAAQVTNQLLPQVGGLPQELMSSEGDGGEAVSRATTLMVTGLTSDQLAVTTTTDEAVQQATIQAVLQAAGHIGGGAVDQSIPIVLTQQELAALVQQQLQDIHNQPEPAEPEPQHSCMPTGLAPADSLNDPAAESNGQEMTSSAVTSAVARLASTFGPAPPLATGGVAKIQAEATNGVAATAGKRVQVTSSVKDSRWYDVGIVKVTNMVVTHYYIPEDDDNMADDDSGEIPDYSQMRKVELQPGTAYKFRVAGINICGRGKFSEVSAFKTCLPGFPGAPCAIKISKNLDGAQLTWEPPAVTSGKITEYSVYLAIQSSQATSSGSGPAQLAFMRVYCGPNPSCLVQATSLANAHIDYTTKPAIIFRIAARNQKGYGPATQVRWLQESSKDVKPAVKRPGASPDVKPVGPKKFRTDQ